Proteins encoded in a region of the Paramagnetospirillum magneticum AMB-1 genome:
- a CDS encoding MBL fold metallo-hydrolase — MGILDQNIDYDRPVKLADGVFWVGFADLEGRLQCNPYLIVDGDEAILIDGGSRPDFSTVMRKVLQTGVSPRQISHLIYQHYDPDLCGSIPNLESLIDSAELKIISHADNNPFIRHYSVNSPLLCIDRLERKLTMRSGRTLRFFRTPYAHSAGSFITYDETSGILFTSDLFGSAGAFSNWRLFADFDKKCLGCEVAHPERPDEHCKETASPCPWSGMHHFHRKVMPGNRQLRHAMKVVKAIGATMAAPQHGSILYRVEDIAAAIERLQRMDDIGIDGIADAASCPA; from the coding sequence ATGGGCATTCTGGATCAGAACATCGACTATGACCGGCCCGTGAAATTGGCCGACGGCGTTTTCTGGGTGGGGTTCGCCGACCTGGAAGGCCGCCTTCAGTGCAACCCCTACCTGATCGTCGATGGGGACGAGGCCATCCTAATCGACGGTGGCTCGCGCCCGGATTTCAGTACCGTGATGCGTAAGGTCCTCCAGACCGGCGTGTCGCCCCGGCAGATCAGCCACCTGATCTACCAGCATTATGATCCGGACCTGTGCGGCTCGATTCCCAATCTGGAAAGCCTGATCGACTCGGCCGAGCTGAAGATCATCTCCCATGCCGATAACAACCCGTTCATCCGGCACTATTCCGTCAACTCGCCTCTGTTGTGCATCGACCGCCTGGAGCGGAAATTGACCATGCGCTCGGGGAGAACCTTGCGTTTCTTCCGCACGCCCTACGCCCATTCGGCGGGAAGCTTCATCACCTATGACGAGACCAGCGGTATCTTGTTCACCAGCGATCTGTTCGGCAGTGCGGGAGCTTTCAGCAACTGGCGTCTGTTCGCCGATTTCGACAAGAAGTGTCTTGGCTGCGAGGTGGCCCACCCCGAACGTCCCGACGAACACTGCAAGGAGACGGCCTCACCTTGCCCGTGGAGCGGCATGCATCACTTTCATCGCAAGGTCATGCCCGGCAACAGGCAACTGCGCCACGCCATGAAGGTGGTCAAGGCCATCGGAGCAACCATGGCCGCGCCCCAGCACGGCTCCATCCTGTATCGGGTCGAGGACATCGCAGCCGCCATCGAGCGCCTGCAAAGGATGGATGACATCGGTATCGACGGCATTGCCGATGCCGCATCCTGCCCCGCGTAA
- a CDS encoding diguanylate cyclase — protein sequence MSKLDEIDIRIDSTIGASVGTLVSRILEQQAQLADQRINQTLLTELVEQFVASERRLAEAHATVLAMSRTDALTGIANRRWFDESLAQELARANRSKTSLGLLLMDIDCFKLFNDNYGHSAGDDCLQAVAQAVQSIVRRPPDLAARYGGEELVCILPDTDAKGVEAVGNAVLEAVRGLAIPHAFSKAVDIVTVSIGGVSLIPTEATTPKQIIEAADSVLYASKEGGRNRLTMVDAPMDG from the coding sequence ATGTCCAAACTGGATGAAATCGATATCAGGATCGACAGCACGATTGGCGCTTCGGTCGGAACGCTGGTTTCGAGGATTCTGGAGCAGCAGGCGCAACTGGCGGATCAAAGGATCAACCAGACCCTACTCACCGAACTGGTGGAGCAATTCGTGGCGTCTGAACGCCGTCTTGCCGAGGCCCACGCCACCGTGCTTGCCATGTCGCGCACCGACGCCTTGACCGGTATCGCCAATCGCCGCTGGTTCGACGAATCCCTTGCCCAGGAACTGGCCCGCGCCAACAGGTCAAAGACCTCCTTGGGCCTGCTGCTGATGGACATCGACTGCTTCAAGCTGTTCAACGATAATTACGGCCATTCGGCGGGCGATGACTGCCTGCAGGCGGTGGCCCAGGCGGTGCAATCCATCGTCAGGCGCCCCCCCGACCTGGCTGCCCGCTATGGCGGCGAGGAATTGGTCTGCATCCTGCCCGATACCGATGCCAAAGGGGTTGAAGCGGTCGGCAACGCGGTTCTGGAAGCGGTTCGCGGACTGGCCATTCCCCATGCCTTTTCCAAGGCCGTGGACATCGTTACCGTAAGCATCGGCGGAGTGTCGCTCATTCCCACCGAGGCGACCACGCCCAAGCAGATCATCGAGGCGGCGGATTCCGTCCTCTATGCCTCCAAGGAAGGCGGACGCAACCGCCTGACCATGGTGGATGCACCAATGGATGGGTGA
- a CDS encoding IS3 family transposase (programmed frameshift) produces MSKRRNHDAAFKARVALEALKGERTVSELASAYGVHPTMIHQWKKSLLDGAAEIFERGAKKKAEVDEDTVRSLHAKIGELAVANDFLFSKAQAVDRQVRRTMIEPKHPALSIGAQCHLLSIARSSFYYEPLGETEANLELMRLIDRQFLETPFYGVRQMAWHLQNEGHPVNVKRVRRLMRLMGLMPIYQKPNTSKPAKGHKTYPYLLRGLRIDRPNQVWCADITYLPMRRGFLYLIAIMDWATRKVLAWRISNTLEADFCVEVLNEAILRFGPPEIMNTDQGSQFTSFAWIDRLKRAGTRISMDGKGRCIDNVFIERLWRSLKYECVYLHAWETGSQARAGIGPWITFYNHKRPHAAHGGRTPAVVYWNTINQTDQQARRVA; encoded by the exons ATGTCGAAGCGCAGGAACCATGACGCGGCCTTCAAGGCGCGTGTCGCCCTTGAGGCGCTGAAGGGCGAGCGGACGGTATCGGAATTGGCGTCGGCCTATGGCGTCCATCCGACCATGATCCATCAATGGAAGAAGTCCCTGCTGGACGGGGCGGCGGAGATCTTCGAACGCGGGGCCAAGAAGAAGGCCGAGGTGGACGAGGATACGGTGCGATCCCTGCACGCCAAGATCGGGGAGCTGGCCGTGGCCAACGATTTTTTGT TCTCGAAAGCTCAAGCCGTGGACCGGCAAGTGAGGCGGACCATGATCGAGCCCAAACACCCGGCGCTGTCGATCGGCGCCCAGTGCCACCTGCTGTCCATTGCGCGATCATCGTTCTATTACGAGCCCTTGGGCGAGACGGAGGCAAACCTGGAGCTGATGCGGTTGATCGACCGCCAATTCCTGGAAACGCCGTTCTATGGTGTCCGTCAGATGGCTTGGCATCTCCAGAACGAGGGCCACCCGGTCAACGTCAAGCGCGTCCGGCGGCTGATGCGGCTCATGGGCCTGATGCCGATCTACCAGAAGCCCAACACCAGCAAGCCCGCCAAGGGCCACAAGACCTATCCCTACCTGCTGCGGGGCCTGCGGATCGACCGGCCCAATCAGGTCTGGTGCGCCGACATCACCTATCTGCCCATGCGCCGGGGATTCCTTTATCTGATCGCCATCATGGACTGGGCCACCCGGAAAGTGCTGGCCTGGCGCATCTCCAACACGCTCGAGGCCGACTTCTGCGTCGAGGTGCTCAACGAGGCCATCCTGCGCTTCGGCCCGCCGGAGATCATGAACACCGACCAGGGCAGCCAGTTTACATCCTTCGCCTGGATCGACCGGCTGAAGCGGGCCGGAACCCGCATCTCCATGGACGGCAAGGGCCGTTGCATCGACAACGTCTTTATCGAGCGCCTGTGGCGGTCCCTAAAATACGAATGCGTCTATCTCCATGCCTGGGAAACCGGCTCGCAAGCAAGGGCCGGGATCGGACCCTGGATCACCTTCTACAACCACAAACGGCCCCACGCCGCCCATGGCGGAAGGACCCCCGCCGTGGTCTACTGGAACACCATCAACCAAACCGATCAGCAGGCCCGGAGAGTAGCTTAA
- a CDS encoding bacteriohemerythrin, protein MSLSNLRISMRLSILTGVLCIALVTTIFLGRSGMLSILNSLHTVYEDRTVCLVQLGTMQRNLFRIRVRLLKMLDLNAYDATMVAQIADAEEIINKEWKAYLTTELAAEEKVIADKIKTALPDYLSEKNKVIELLKANDPDKATSLANGPALQKFMHLDEQIVANIELQERIAKEEYEEGKASASQKINFSLTLGGLALALGAAIAFVIARSITGPVNGIKGCMEQLTAGNLSAEVPGVDRGDELGQMAKAVGVFKEGLLRVKEMEAEQEAQKARAEAERKAAMRQLANTFEGSVGKVIQTVTSAATQLQVSSTQMASTAAETSAQATTVASASQQASANVETVAAATEELSSSITEIAKQVERSQSVASRAQDEAANTNVQIRALSENANKIGEIVNLINDIASQTNLLALNATIEAARAGDAGKGFAVVANEVKHLATQTGKATEEIASQIRAVQDGTNNAVHAIDGITKVISEMGEISASVASAVEEQAAATQEIARNVEQAAAGTAEVSSSVVTVEQAARDTGAAAEQIHSAATDLSQQSEFLRAEVGRFLDQVRSDQSDVKLLNWDNALNMGIGNIDRHHREMFDEVNRLYAKMSQGNGAEAGQGMITLIDTVMGSHFREEEEVMSRNSYPHLDEHRRHHRDFLDRAKSHKGAVQSGDPTAAAKMFEYVATWLTNHIQMEDGKLANYLKAKKVA, encoded by the coding sequence ATGTCACTATCCAATCTCCGCATCTCGATGCGCCTGTCGATCCTGACTGGAGTACTCTGTATCGCTCTCGTCACTACGATATTTCTCGGACGGAGCGGTATGTTGAGTATCCTAAACAGCCTTCATACGGTTTACGAGGATCGGACGGTTTGCCTTGTCCAATTGGGAACTATGCAGCGAAACCTTTTCCGTATTCGGGTGCGCCTTCTCAAGATGCTCGATCTGAATGCATATGACGCCACCATGGTGGCACAAATTGCCGATGCGGAAGAGATTATAAACAAGGAGTGGAAGGCCTATCTTACAACAGAACTTGCGGCAGAGGAGAAAGTCATTGCTGACAAGATCAAGACAGCACTCCCGGATTATCTCTCTGAAAAAAACAAGGTCATCGAACTCCTAAAGGCAAATGACCCCGACAAGGCGACATCCCTGGCAAATGGGCCTGCGCTACAGAAGTTCATGCACCTTGATGAGCAGATTGTTGCCAATATCGAGTTGCAGGAGCGAATTGCAAAGGAGGAGTATGAGGAGGGAAAGGCGAGTGCCAGTCAAAAGATCAATTTCAGCTTGACCCTTGGAGGTTTGGCTCTCGCCCTTGGTGCCGCCATCGCCTTTGTCATTGCACGTTCGATTACCGGTCCAGTCAATGGCATCAAGGGCTGCATGGAGCAGTTGACCGCTGGCAATCTGTCTGCCGAGGTCCCTGGCGTTGATAGGGGCGATGAACTTGGCCAGATGGCGAAAGCTGTTGGGGTATTTAAGGAAGGGCTTCTTCGCGTAAAAGAAATGGAGGCCGAGCAGGAGGCGCAGAAAGCCCGTGCCGAGGCGGAGCGCAAAGCCGCCATGCGCCAGCTCGCCAACACGTTCGAGGGCAGCGTCGGCAAGGTGATCCAGACGGTGACCTCCGCCGCCACCCAGCTACAGGTGTCCTCCACCCAGATGGCCAGCACCGCCGCCGAGACCAGCGCCCAGGCAACGACCGTGGCCTCGGCCTCCCAACAGGCCTCGGCCAACGTGGAAACTGTCGCCGCCGCCACCGAGGAACTGTCATCCTCCATTACTGAAATCGCCAAGCAGGTAGAGCGGTCGCAATCCGTGGCCAGCAGGGCCCAAGATGAGGCCGCCAACACCAACGTGCAGATTCGGGCGCTGTCCGAGAATGCCAACAAGATCGGTGAGATCGTCAACCTGATCAACGACATCGCCAGCCAGACAAACCTGCTGGCGCTTAACGCCACCATCGAGGCCGCCAGGGCCGGCGATGCGGGCAAGGGCTTTGCCGTGGTCGCCAACGAGGTGAAACACCTCGCCACTCAGACCGGCAAGGCCACTGAGGAGATTGCCTCTCAGATCAGGGCTGTCCAGGACGGCACCAACAACGCCGTCCACGCCATTGACGGCATCACCAAGGTGATCAGCGAGATGGGCGAGATTAGCGCCTCTGTCGCCTCGGCAGTTGAAGAGCAGGCCGCCGCTACCCAGGAGATCGCCCGTAACGTGGAGCAGGCGGCGGCAGGTACCGCCGAAGTTTCTTCCAGCGTGGTGACCGTGGAGCAGGCGGCAAGGGATACCGGTGCGGCGGCTGAGCAGATTCATTCTGCAGCCACCGACCTGTCTCAGCAGTCCGAATTCCTTCGCGCCGAGGTTGGGCGCTTCCTAGACCAAGTTCGCTCTGACCAGTCGGATGTGAAACTTCTGAACTGGGACAACGCCCTGAACATGGGGATTGGCAATATCGACAGGCATCACCGGGAGATGTTTGACGAGGTGAACCGACTGTACGCCAAAATGTCCCAGGGTAACGGTGCCGAAGCGGGCCAGGGCATGATCACCCTGATCGACACCGTGATGGGAAGTCACTTCCGTGAGGAAGAGGAGGTGATGAGCCGGAACAGCTATCCCCATCTGGACGAGCATCGCCGTCATCACCGTGACTTCCTCGATCGCGCCAAGAGCCACAAGGGCGCGGTCCAGAGCGGCGATCCCACGGCGGCGGCAAAGATGTTCGAGTACGTTGCGACCTGGCTGACCAACCACATCCAGATGGAGGACGGTAAGCTGGCAAACTACCTCAAGGCCAAGAAGGTCGCTTAG
- a CDS encoding YnfA family protein, translated as MWTIPTYILAAFAEIGGCFAFWAWLRLDKSPLWLVPGMASLGLFAWALTRIDADFAGRAYAAYGGIYILASLIWMWAVEGTRPDRWDTIGAAICVVGAMVIIFGPRST; from the coding sequence ATGTGGACCATTCCGACCTACATCCTGGCCGCGTTCGCGGAGATCGGCGGCTGTTTTGCCTTCTGGGCGTGGCTGCGCCTGGATAAGTCGCCGCTGTGGCTGGTGCCCGGCATGGCCAGCCTCGGCCTTTTCGCCTGGGCGCTCACCCGCATAGACGCCGACTTCGCCGGGCGCGCCTACGCGGCCTACGGCGGCATCTACATCCTGGCATCGCTGATCTGGATGTGGGCGGTAGAGGGCACTCGCCCCGACCGCTGGGACACCATCGGCGCGGCGATCTGTGTCGTCGGCGCCATGGTCATCATCTTCGGGCCGCGTAGCACCTAA
- a CDS encoding recombinase family protein has protein sequence MLIGYARTSTLDQRAGLDAQYRDLEAAGCEKIFTEQVSSVDVAARDQLAAALEFVREGDVLMVSKLDRLARSVPHLLQITEYLEQKKVALRVLNMAMDTSTPTGRLMLTLLGGIGAWEREIMLERQREGIAKAKAEGKYKGRRPTIKPEEIRALKDEGLGAAAIARKLGVGRASVYRLLAE, from the coding sequence ATGCTGATCGGATATGCGAGAACATCCACTCTTGATCAGCGGGCCGGCCTTGATGCCCAGTACCGAGACCTGGAAGCTGCCGGTTGCGAAAAAATCTTCACGGAGCAAGTTTCGTCCGTGGATGTTGCTGCTCGCGACCAGCTTGCTGCCGCTCTGGAGTTTGTCCGAGAGGGCGATGTCCTGATGGTGAGCAAGTTGGATCGGCTGGCCCGATCCGTCCCTCATCTCCTCCAGATCACCGAATATCTGGAACAGAAGAAGGTGGCCCTGCGGGTTCTCAACATGGCGATGGACACAAGCACGCCGACGGGACGGCTTATGCTTACCTTGCTTGGCGGGATCGGTGCGTGGGAACGAGAAATCATGTTGGAGCGCCAGCGGGAGGGTATCGCCAAGGCCAAGGCCGAAGGCAAATACAAGGGCCGCCGCCCGACGATAAAGCCCGAGGAAATCCGTGCCCTGAAGGACGAGGGGCTTGGGGCGGCTGCCATCGCCCGCAAGCTGGGGGTCGGGCGGGCCAGCGTTTACCGGTTGCTGGCCGAATAG
- a CDS encoding site-2 protease family protein, which produces MDAAALPLPGLRDELSLHPGPASLDGSPTWTIRDPVRNRYFRIGWAAFEALSRWGGTAGDVAKAVRSETTIDMSDEEVVDVAKFLHGNQLTLANSHADTLRLAEQAATEKHSVFNWLLHHYLFFRIPLVRPDRFLGAMLPLMCWLGSQWFRWTSAGALLLGLMLVVRQWEVFTATLVDTLSLSGMVSYGIALSFVKVIHELAHGLTAKRYGCRVPTMGIAFLVMWPVLYTDVNETWTLASRRQRLLVGSAGILAELSVAAWATLLWAFLPDGGMRQAVFVLAAFTWVSSLAINLSPFMRFDGYFLAMDALELPNLHPRSFAMAKWWLREVLFDLGEPPPEAMNPGRQRAMVVFAFAVWIYRLVLFLGIAALVYHFFIKAVGVLLFAVEIGWFVFLPIWNEVKEWAKRRDGIFKNSRWKRPLLGIGLALVVAVIPWRTRIEAPASVAAEIMAPLFLPAPARLEAVLVERGQHVAAGTKLLAFTAPDIDSRRAITAAKLAGKSAELEAVKLDPFGRERLSALTEELSRLGSEKAALDAEAERLTITSPHAGIFLDPLPDLKPGAWLSPKQQLGLIRVDGSTIATAYVAEDDLERIKPGDTARFIPNGLDHVGMTGTVLAIDRNPIKVLTDPALASLHGGDIPVRVSGQILVPQGSFFRVTIRLDGTAPNLKLIGHVQISGQGQSLIGRAARSALVVLVREWGA; this is translated from the coding sequence ATGGACGCAGCCGCCCTGCCATTGCCGGGTTTGCGCGATGAGCTATCGCTGCATCCGGGGCCGGCCAGCCTCGACGGCTCGCCCACCTGGACCATCCGCGATCCGGTGCGAAACCGCTATTTCCGCATCGGCTGGGCCGCCTTCGAGGCGCTGAGCCGCTGGGGTGGCACCGCCGGTGACGTCGCTAAGGCGGTGCGTTCTGAAACCACCATCGACATGAGTGATGAGGAGGTGGTGGATGTCGCCAAGTTCCTCCACGGCAACCAACTGACCCTGGCCAACAGCCATGCCGACACACTGCGGCTGGCCGAGCAGGCGGCGACGGAAAAGCATTCCGTCTTCAACTGGCTGCTGCACCATTACCTGTTCTTCCGCATTCCGCTGGTGCGGCCCGACCGGTTTCTGGGGGCCATGCTGCCGCTGATGTGCTGGCTGGGCAGCCAGTGGTTTCGTTGGACCAGTGCCGGGGCTTTGTTGCTCGGGTTGATGCTGGTGGTGCGGCAATGGGAGGTCTTCACCGCCACCCTGGTCGATACCCTCTCGCTTTCCGGCATGGTCAGCTACGGCATCGCCTTGTCATTTGTGAAGGTGATCCACGAACTGGCCCACGGCCTCACCGCCAAGCGCTACGGCTGTCGGGTTCCCACCATGGGAATCGCCTTCCTGGTGATGTGGCCGGTGCTCTACACCGACGTCAACGAGACCTGGACCTTGGCGTCGCGGCGTCAGCGCCTGCTGGTCGGCTCCGCTGGCATCCTGGCCGAACTCTCGGTGGCGGCCTGGGCCACGCTGCTCTGGGCATTCCTGCCCGACGGTGGCATGCGACAAGCGGTGTTTGTGCTGGCCGCCTTCACCTGGGTGTCGTCGCTGGCCATCAATCTCAGCCCATTCATGCGATTCGATGGCTATTTCCTTGCCATGGACGCCCTGGAATTGCCCAACCTGCATCCGCGTTCCTTCGCCATGGCCAAGTGGTGGCTACGGGAAGTGTTGTTCGATCTGGGCGAGCCACCGCCGGAAGCCATGAACCCAGGCCGCCAGCGGGCCATGGTCGTCTTTGCTTTTGCCGTTTGGATTTACCGGCTGGTGTTGTTCCTCGGCATTGCCGCCCTGGTCTATCACTTCTTCATCAAGGCGGTGGGCGTTCTCCTGTTTGCCGTCGAGATCGGCTGGTTCGTGTTCCTGCCCATCTGGAACGAGGTCAAGGAATGGGCCAAGCGCCGCGACGGTATTTTCAAGAACTCCCGCTGGAAGCGACCATTGCTGGGAATCGGCCTCGCCTTGGTGGTCGCGGTCATCCCGTGGCGGACCCGGATTGAGGCTCCGGCCTCGGTCGCCGCCGAGATTATGGCGCCGCTATTCCTGCCCGCTCCGGCCCGGTTGGAAGCGGTGCTGGTCGAGCGCGGCCAGCATGTGGCGGCGGGAACAAAGTTGCTGGCCTTCACCGCCCCCGATATCGATTCAAGGCGTGCCATCACCGCCGCCAAGCTGGCGGGAAAATCAGCCGAGTTGGAGGCGGTCAAGCTCGATCCCTTCGGGCGGGAACGCCTGTCGGCCCTGACCGAGGAACTATCGCGGCTTGGGTCTGAGAAGGCGGCCCTGGATGCCGAGGCCGAACGTCTGACCATTACCTCGCCCCATGCCGGGATCTTCCTTGATCCACTGCCGGATCTGAAGCCCGGCGCTTGGCTGTCGCCCAAGCAGCAATTGGGTCTGATCCGTGTTGATGGTTCGACCATCGCCACCGCCTATGTGGCCGAGGATGACCTGGAGAGGATCAAGCCGGGCGACACCGCCCGTTTCATCCCCAACGGCCTCGACCATGTCGGTATGACCGGCACGGTGCTGGCCATCGACCGTAATCCGATCAAGGTGCTGACCGATCCGGCCCTGGCCTCGCTCCATGGCGGCGACATCCCCGTGCGGGTATCGGGCCAGATTCTGGTGCCCCAGGGAAGCTTCTTCCGCGTTACCATCCGTCTGGATGGCACGGCCCCCAACCTCAAGCTGATCGGCCATGTCCAGATCAGCGGCCAGGGCCAAAGCCTGATTGGCCGCGCCGCCCGCTCGGCCCTGGTGGTGCTGGTCCGGGAGTGGGGCGCATAA
- a CDS encoding efflux RND transporter periplasmic adaptor subunit, producing the protein MSDNPLINLLGLEEHARKAANSTELGFVMVNDSRALAFYRQAALFIDGEGLKAVSGVAGIEAGAPFTLWLERVFKRLASDDVRQVRPADLDGADGAEWSEWLPRHALLLPLKDRDGLRLGTLLLARDEDWGEQDIALLTRASDFYGHAWAVLHRPSPVTEWKRKVTSIPRYRLKLAAGIVLALLFPVRLSVLAPAEVVAHNPAVIRSPMDGVIEKVHVRPNQPVGEGDILFELDRTTLTGKLEVAKKALSTAQAELDQATQQAFFDSKAKGQLAIIRARIEERSAEAAQLEDLMARSQVKAPRAGVAVLDDPAEWQGRPVNVGEKVLAVASPHDVEVEAWLAPADVIALEKGDPVSLFLNADPLSPVSARLLYVTYEAIPQPDGTLGHRVRAELAKGDSGPRLGLKGTARLDGHRVALIYWLARRPLAVVRNFVGL; encoded by the coding sequence ATGAGCGACAACCCGCTCATCAACCTGCTGGGGCTGGAGGAGCACGCGAGGAAGGCGGCCAATTCCACCGAACTTGGCTTTGTCATGGTCAATGACAGCCGGGCACTGGCTTTCTATCGCCAAGCGGCGCTGTTCATCGACGGTGAAGGTCTGAAGGCGGTATCGGGAGTCGCCGGGATCGAGGCCGGGGCACCGTTTACCCTGTGGTTGGAGCGGGTGTTCAAGCGTCTGGCATCCGATGATGTGCGCCAAGTCCGCCCCGCCGATCTTGATGGCGCCGATGGGGCAGAATGGTCGGAGTGGCTGCCTCGCCATGCCCTACTACTGCCGTTGAAGGACCGCGACGGCCTGCGACTCGGAACCCTGCTGCTCGCCCGTGACGAGGATTGGGGCGAGCAGGACATTGCCCTGCTCACCCGTGCTTCGGATTTCTACGGCCATGCTTGGGCCGTGCTGCACCGGCCCTCGCCGGTGACGGAATGGAAGCGAAAAGTCACATCCATTCCTCGCTACCGGCTGAAGCTGGCGGCGGGAATCGTGCTGGCACTGCTGTTTCCGGTGCGCCTTTCGGTGCTGGCCCCGGCCGAGGTGGTGGCCCACAATCCGGCGGTGATCCGTTCGCCCATGGACGGCGTCATCGAGAAGGTGCATGTGCGGCCCAACCAGCCCGTAGGTGAGGGCGACATCCTGTTCGAACTGGATCGCACCACGCTCACCGGTAAGCTGGAGGTGGCAAAGAAAGCTCTGTCCACCGCTCAGGCTGAACTGGATCAGGCCACCCAGCAGGCATTCTTCGATTCCAAGGCCAAGGGGCAGCTTGCCATCATCCGTGCCCGCATCGAGGAGCGGAGCGCCGAGGCGGCGCAGTTGGAAGACTTGATGGCCCGCTCCCAGGTCAAGGCGCCGCGCGCCGGTGTCGCCGTGCTGGATGATCCCGCCGAATGGCAGGGCCGCCCGGTCAACGTGGGCGAGAAGGTGCTGGCGGTGGCATCGCCCCATGACGTGGAGGTGGAGGCTTGGTTGGCCCCTGCCGATGTCATCGCATTGGAGAAGGGTGACCCGGTCAGCCTGTTTCTCAATGCCGATCCGCTGTCGCCGGTATCGGCCCGGCTGCTTTATGTCACCTATGAAGCTATCCCCCAGCCCGACGGCACCCTGGGTCATCGGGTGCGGGCGGAATTGGCCAAAGGCGACAGCGGTCCCCGGTTGGGATTGAAAGGCACCGCCCGACTCGACGGCCATCGGGTGGCGTTGATCTACTGGCTGGCGCGGCGCCCGCTGGCGGTCGTGCGTAACTTTGTGGGTCTGTAG
- a CDS encoding efflux RND transporter periplasmic adaptor subunit, with product MMRNVIATYIFSIRLGWTVPVLCLLSFGAQAQEPVIPVQLVAVQFTTLSAELPGKIDRITVKEGDRFKEGQTLVGFDCVIQRAQLDEAQAVLGAAEKSKSVHKRLLELNSAGTLEAEKSASDAAVAQAKLNSARAVTSKCGIAAPFSGRVVEQKARAHQYVQAGQPILDILDDSTLEAEFIVPSGWVRNLKPGLVVQVAVDEVKKVYPAKIARVGAKVDAVSHSVKVVAEVKGDYPELIAGMTGRVQMPAP from the coding sequence ATGATGCGCAACGTCATCGCCACGTATATTTTCTCGATCCGTCTGGGGTGGACGGTCCCGGTTCTGTGCCTGCTGTCCTTCGGAGCACAAGCTCAGGAACCGGTGATCCCGGTCCAACTGGTGGCGGTGCAGTTCACGACCCTATCTGCCGAATTGCCGGGCAAAATCGACCGCATCACGGTGAAGGAAGGTGACCGCTTCAAGGAGGGCCAGACCCTGGTGGGTTTCGACTGCGTCATTCAAAGGGCGCAGTTGGACGAGGCCCAGGCGGTGCTTGGCGCGGCGGAAAAGTCCAAATCGGTGCATAAGCGCCTGCTGGAGCTTAACTCGGCCGGAACGCTGGAGGCCGAGAAGTCGGCGTCCGACGCCGCCGTGGCCCAGGCCAAGCTCAACTCGGCCCGTGCCGTCACCAGCAAATGCGGCATTGCCGCCCCGTTCTCCGGCCGGGTGGTCGAGCAGAAGGCGAGAGCCCATCAATATGTCCAGGCCGGGCAACCGATCCTCGACATCCTCGACGATTCGACCCTGGAGGCCGAGTTCATCGTGCCGTCCGGCTGGGTTCGCAACCTCAAACCCGGTCTGGTGGTCCAGGTGGCGGTGGACGAGGTCAAGAAGGTCTACCCCGCCAAGATCGCTCGCGTCGGCGCCAAGGTCGATGCGGTCAGCCATTCGGTCAAGGTGGTGGCCGAGGTCAAGGGCGACTATCCCGAACTGATCGCCGGTATGACAGGCCGGGTCCAAATGCCAGCGCCATGA